In Candidatus Electrothrix scaldis, the genomic window CGTTGTTATTATCAACCACTACAACAGTGGTCGCTGCTGCCGCCGCTACAACTGCACCTGTGGTAAGAATGGTCCCGGTGCCAAATGCCCCAGCCGTAGCAGCTGCTCCAGCTGTAGCTGCTGTTCCCGCACCACCTGCTGACGCAGCAGCACTGGTAGCGGCACCGACTTCAGCCTGTGCAAGCAGAATATATTCGTTGCTATTAACTGTTTTTGGACCTTCTCCGGTATTAAAAACCATGCGCCCCTGACGAAGCCCAACACGAGCACTACCATCCTCAAATACCTGCATGTAACCGCGAACAACACTCTCCATGCTCGTATTAAACAAAGGATCACCAACGGTGTACTGTCCTCCCTTGGTATAGAAGCCCACCTTACCAACTTGCTCAGTCAGAGAAAAATTCACTAAACCGTTCACAACCAGCAAGTTAAACTGTCCCTGCTCATTTTTAACGGCCATCTCTGTACCCTCTTGCATAACGAAGGAGATACCGCTGGTCTTAACCAAACAATTCTCTACACATACAAGTAGAGCATCTTCTATTACCGGAGTGGTACCAGACATTTTCTCCACAAGCTGCCCCTTCTTATATACAGAAAAGTCCCCTTGAGCAATAATGCCGGAAAGTCCGGCAAAAGCGCTCGTGCCTCCAGCAATAAGAAATAAAACGCCAATCCCTGCTGCTAGCAAATAATGTTTTTTCATGCATTTCCTCCTGTTATATATTTCAGATGGACTACCCATCTTGATGGACCATATTATACCTTACCTTTCCTTATACACCTTACTCATCCTGAGGAGCCTGCGTTCCGTTCATATCCCTGTACAGCTTAAAGGCCATCATCCCAACAATCAATACTCCTGACAACAAAACCCCCCAAAGTAACCAGCGACGCCAAGACAAACCTTGGGTCATGACAAGACGCTCCTCTCCGCCGAGCACCTTCTCTGCTCCTGCTTGGGCCCTTGCCACCAGCTTTTTCTCACTCTGCGGATCAAGAGCCTGAAGAAGTCTATCCACCGGGTAAAGTGCCTGACTCAGGCCAACACGGCCATAGGCCAGAGTGTAGGGGCTCTCACCTTGCGCCATAAAGACCAATTGACCGGGCAACCAGCCTAACTCCAGGGTTGGTGCTTGTTGGATACCACTATTCGCTTCCAGTTCCAGTCGCCAATAGCGATCAGATGTTCGATTGATAGTGACTCTTCCGTTATCCAGGTTCACGCCATCAACCGTGATTCTATAGGCAAAAAAAGCAGCTCTTCGTTTCCAAGAGGCTTCCTTATCAGCCCTGGAAAAAACCACAATCTGCGACAGAGAATTTTGTTCAGGCAGCTGAATTTTTAACTGATCAACAGGGAAAAAGCCCTTGCTGTCATACTGAAAACGCAATACGCCATGTTCCGTGACTGGCAAGGCCTCACCAGTCAAGGCGAGCATTGAACGGAAATGGGCCTGCGCTTCCCGATTATATCCGGCCATGACCCTAACCAACTGCACTCCATCTTTGCCAGCAGGCCAAGAGAGGCGGAGGTAATTTTTACGCTGAATGCCTTGAGGAACGGAAATCCTTTTCCGCAACAGGGAATGTCCGCCAAAGCGGAGTTCAGCCAAAGCCGACGACGAGACCTGAGGCGACCAGATATTCAGATCATGACTACTGGCCAGTGACACTGAGGTCGAAAAATTCTCTCCTTGCCCTTCCCAGGTGAACTCTAACCAATCTGCTGGATACTCCAGGCTGCTGGTATCGATGATATAGGCGGTTATGATCTGGCCATACTGCCTCTGAGTGTTCTGCCGAATATCGATAATCGTTCCCTGGCTATTGGTAGAGATATGGAGATCAGGAGGGGAAGTATTCTGTCCCTTCCCCCCACTAAAAAGGGGAAAAAAGGGCAAGGTCTGGGCAGGCCGTTCTGTCTCCTGGACAACCTGAGCCCGTAAGAGATGAGGTACTGTATGGTTCGCATTAAAAACCCGCAGATCGCCGAGATCGGCCCGAGTACATCCCTGATAAACAGCTACAGGCAGATTGAGCCCGTAAATGGCATGATTTCCACTAACAGTCAGATCCATCCCATAAGCAAAATTTTCACGCTGTAAAGGCTGCGTATTCTCATCACATAAAGCGGGAAGACCGCAGAATACGACAAAAAACAGAAAAAAACAGTACTGCAAAAGTCTCATCATACATCCTCAGTCTCCGAACGTACCGGAGGTAGGGGGGCAAAATAACCTATAATTAACATTAACACACCGACAACGAGAAAAGAAACGATACGTTCCACCGTACCGCTATTTGCCAAATCGACCAGAAAAAGTTTGACCACAGTAACACCTACCAAGCCTGCTCCAATCAACCAGAGAGTACGATGTTTCAGGCGATGCGCAGTTACCATGAGAAGCAAGGCAAGGCTCCCCCAAAGAATAGCCAAAGCTGACTGGTAGAGCTGCGATCCGAGCATATCCCTTTTCCGGAAAGGGACTGTGGCAAAATGATGGACAGCACGAGCCAATACCGTGTTCAGCCAGAGAAAGGCTGTGGCACTGCCTAGAACGATAAAATTTTTCAAGGGAATTTTTAAACTGACATAATCCCGCCAGAGAACAGCCCAACGAAAAACAA contains:
- a CDS encoding DUF3999 domain-containing protein — its product is MMRLLQYCFFLFFVVFCGLPALCDENTQPLQRENFAYGMDLTVSGNHAIYGLNLPVAVYQGCTRADLGDLRVFNANHTVPHLLRAQVVQETERPAQTLPFFPLFSGGKGQNTSPPDLHISTNSQGTIIDIRQNTQRQYGQIITAYIIDTSSLEYPADWLEFTWEGQGENFSTSVSLASSHDLNIWSPQVSSSALAELRFGGHSLLRKRISVPQGIQRKNYLRLSWPAGKDGVQLVRVMAGYNREAQAHFRSMLALTGEALPVTEHGVLRFQYDSKGFFPVDQLKIQLPEQNSLSQIVVFSRADKEASWKRRAAFFAYRITVDGVNLDNGRVTINRTSDRYWRLELEANSGIQQAPTLELGWLPGQLVFMAQGESPYTLAYGRVGLSQALYPVDRLLQALDPQSEKKLVARAQAGAEKVLGGEERLVMTQGLSWRRWLLWGVLLSGVLIVGMMAFKLYRDMNGTQAPQDE